Proteins co-encoded in one Nitratireductor kimnyeongensis genomic window:
- a CDS encoding NAD kinase, translated as MPQQPMALAFVSADTENAQEAAQRLSALYGQERPENADVIVALGGDGFMLQTLRETMGAGKRIYGMNRGSIGFLMNEYREDGLRDRVAAAIPETVRPLQMEAIDADGNRVRAVAVNEVSLLRQSYQAAKIRIAIDDKVRLEELICDGVMVATPAGSTAYNLSAHGPILPLDAPLLALTPVSPFRPRRWRGALLSNQATVRFDILEPEKRPVNAVADHTEIKSVVSVVVRESHEETVTVLFDESHSWNERILSEQFRY; from the coding sequence ATGCCCCAACAACCAATGGCCCTCGCCTTCGTTTCCGCCGACACCGAAAATGCCCAGGAAGCGGCGCAACGGTTGTCAGCCCTGTATGGTCAGGAACGACCTGAGAATGCCGACGTCATTGTGGCGCTCGGCGGTGATGGCTTCATGCTGCAGACGCTCCGAGAAACGATGGGCGCAGGAAAGCGCATCTACGGAATGAATCGGGGCTCGATCGGTTTTCTGATGAACGAATACCGTGAGGACGGCTTGCGCGACCGTGTCGCCGCAGCAATCCCTGAAACCGTGCGCCCACTTCAGATGGAAGCGATCGACGCGGATGGCAACCGGGTCAGGGCAGTTGCCGTCAACGAAGTCTCGCTCCTGCGTCAATCCTACCAGGCAGCCAAGATACGGATTGCGATTGATGACAAGGTCCGCCTCGAAGAGTTGATCTGTGACGGCGTCATGGTGGCCACACCCGCCGGCTCCACGGCCTATAACTTGTCCGCGCATGGGCCAATTCTTCCGCTCGACGCGCCGCTTCTCGCACTCACGCCGGTCAGTCCGTTTCGTCCACGCCGCTGGCGCGGCGCCCTGCTCTCCAATCAGGCGACGGTGCGGTTTGATATTCTCGAGCCCGAAAAGCGGCCGGTGAATGCGGTCGCTGACCACACCGAAATCAAATCCGTCGTGTCGGTTGTGGTTCGCGAATCACACGAGGAAACCGTCACCGTCCTCTTCGACGAGAGCCACTCCTGGAACGAACGCATCCTTTCGGAGCAGTTTCGTTACTGA
- a CDS encoding DUF4440 domain-containing protein, with amino-acid sequence MRLHRILLVIAAIALTVSQSLAQQDKVLAQWFDALRTADRQTLSELLSDDARIILNDIGIEQTKEEFLDSMDTWKETTGSGTDIRYRVDNKSDNETIVTVCYDFPNNSVLTQERFLIGEAGIEESNQSQIAESCADF; translated from the coding sequence ATGAGGCTGCACCGCATATTGCTGGTCATTGCCGCCATAGCCTTGACCGTGTCCCAATCCCTGGCTCAGCAGGACAAGGTACTCGCACAGTGGTTTGACGCCCTGCGCACAGCCGACCGGCAGACACTCTCGGAACTGTTGTCCGATGATGCGCGGATCATTCTCAACGACATCGGGATCGAACAGACAAAGGAAGAATTTCTCGACTCGATGGACACGTGGAAGGAAACCACGGGCAGCGGCACCGACATCCGATATCGCGTGGACAATAAAAGCGACAACGAAACAATCGTGACGGTCTGCTATGATTTCCCGAACAATTCCGTTCTCACCCAGGAACGCTTTCTGATCGGGGAAGCAGGGATCGAAGAAAGCAATCAGTCCCAGATTGCCGAAAGCTGCGCCGATTTCTAA
- a CDS encoding DEAD/DEAH box helicase has protein sequence MTFSDLGLSQKVLSAVADAGYTQPTPIQAGAIPHALNGKDVLGIAQTGTGKTASFVLPMLTRLERGRARARMPRTLILEPTRELAAQVEENFVKYGKNHRINIALLIGGVSFDEQEKKLERGADVLIATPGRLLDHFERGKLLLTGVEILVIDEADRMLDMGFIPDIERICKLIPFTRQTLFFSATMPPEITKLTEQFLQGPVRVEVSRPATTSTNITQRFVKSGAKPWEKRERLRSLIDAQGDTLKNAIIFCNRKSEVATLFRSLVRHEYDAGALHGDMDQRARMTMLENFRKGNLKLLVASDVAARGLDIPDVSHVFNFDIPTHADDYVHRIGRTGRAGRKGAAFTLITKADRKYMDSIEKLIGQDVEWLDGDLSTLQADEGADDDNKRGRGTRRGGKTSAAAEEKSPSGKKPRKNDIRSENAERKAKQDKPEQPKEPRRHQREDDTTVGFGEDVPAFMKIAVKT, from the coding sequence TTGACATTTTCCGATCTGGGCCTGTCCCAAAAGGTCCTCTCCGCCGTGGCCGATGCGGGCTACACGCAGCCCACCCCGATCCAGGCAGGCGCCATACCGCATGCTCTGAACGGCAAGGACGTGCTGGGCATCGCCCAGACAGGGACGGGGAAAACCGCCTCTTTCGTCCTGCCCATGCTGACGCGCCTGGAGCGTGGTCGCGCCAGGGCGCGCATGCCGCGCACTCTCATCCTGGAGCCGACGCGCGAACTCGCAGCGCAGGTTGAGGAGAATTTTGTCAAATACGGCAAAAACCACCGTATCAACATCGCGTTGCTGATTGGCGGTGTGTCGTTTGACGAGCAGGAAAAGAAGCTCGAGCGCGGCGCCGATGTGTTGATTGCAACACCAGGGCGACTGCTTGATCATTTCGAGCGCGGAAAACTTCTCCTCACCGGTGTTGAAATTCTCGTGATCGACGAGGCGGACCGCATGCTCGACATGGGTTTCATCCCGGACATTGAGCGTATCTGCAAACTCATTCCGTTCACGCGGCAGACCTTGTTCTTCTCGGCCACCATGCCTCCGGAGATCACCAAGCTCACCGAGCAGTTTCTGCAGGGGCCCGTCCGCGTCGAGGTCTCCCGTCCGGCAACAACGTCAACGAACATCACCCAGCGCTTTGTCAAAAGCGGCGCCAAGCCCTGGGAGAAGCGCGAGCGTCTGCGTTCACTGATCGACGCTCAAGGCGACACGCTGAAAAACGCCATCATATTCTGCAATCGCAAGAGCGAAGTGGCGACACTGTTCCGCTCTCTCGTCCGTCACGAATATGACGCAGGTGCGCTTCACGGCGACATGGATCAACGCGCGCGCATGACGATGCTGGAGAATTTCCGCAAGGGCAATCTGAAGCTGCTTGTCGCGTCTGACGTTGCCGCCCGCGGGCTCGACATTCCCGATGTCAGCCACGTGTTCAATTTCGATATTCCCACCCACGCGGATGACTATGTGCACCGGATCGGCCGCACCGGTCGGGCAGGCCGCAAGGGTGCTGCGTTCACGCTGATCACCAAGGCCGATCGCAAATACATGGATTCGATCGAAAAGCTGATAGGCCAGGATGTTGAATGGCTGGATGGCGACCTGTCCACGCTTCAAGCAGATGAAGGCGCCGATGACGACAACAAGCGTGGGCGCGGAACAAGGCGCGGAGGCAAAACCTCTGCGGCGGCTGAAGAGAAAAGCCCTTCCGGCAAGAAGCCGCGCAAGAACGACATCAGATCCGAAAATGCCGAGCGCAAGGCGAAACAGGACAAGCCGGAGCAGCCCAAAGAGCCGCGCCGCCATCAACGTGAAGACGACACCACGGTCGGTTTCGGAGAGGACGTGCCCGCTTTCATGAAGATTGCCGTAAAGACCTGA
- a CDS encoding TfoX/Sxy family protein: protein MDDDAIRDLFSGLGPVTIRRMFGGKGIYHDGAIFALEVNGDLLLKADAESVANFIEAGCRQWVYQGHKGRGPVAMPYWSIPESAMDDPDEMTLWARRAFGAGLRSRKS from the coding sequence GTGGACGACGACGCCATACGCGATCTCTTTTCAGGGCTGGGACCTGTAACCATTCGGCGCATGTTCGGCGGGAAGGGCATCTATCACGATGGCGCCATCTTTGCTCTGGAGGTCAACGGCGACCTTCTTCTGAAGGCAGATGCAGAAAGCGTTGCTAATTTTATCGAGGCCGGTTGCCGCCAATGGGTCTATCAAGGGCACAAGGGGCGAGGACCTGTAGCTATGCCTTACTGGTCCATCCCCGAGAGCGCGATGGATGATCCTGATGAAATGACGCTGTGGGCTCGCCGTGCTTTTGGGGCAGGCTTGCGAAGCAGGAAAAGCTAG